The Molothrus ater isolate BHLD 08-10-18 breed brown headed cowbird chromosome 6, BPBGC_Mater_1.1, whole genome shotgun sequence genome segment TGTAGATGTTTAGCATCTTTGTAGATGCAATAAATCCTAGAAATCACTGCATTAGTATTTTGATTTTACAAaaaagagcagggagggagtgggaagaaacctgttaaaaaaaaagatacaataAGCAGGCAGAAAGCAGACTGTGTGgatgatatttaaaaataccctTGCTAAAACTCAGCAAATGTACAGTGCTTATCAAAGAATTTTAGAAAAGCCAAAAAGGAGTGGGGAGAAGCAGGTGGGGTGATGTAGCAGCACAAAAACCCCTTGGAATTAATTAAGGCAACATTTAAAAACTTGGTCCGTTcaaacagggaaaatgaaaaagtagGTAATGAAGATTgagtagaaaataaatttaaatcatGTTCATAAGATCCACAATTTAGACAGCTTGATAAGAGCTGCTGTTCACAGGAAAATGACTAGTTTATCCATTCAGGGCTGTACTCAGCAGTGTATCCATGTGTGTTCTGCAGAATCTTATGCatgagtttttttcttctgtaatgaCCAATAAGGCATTAGGACAAAAAAGGAGGACCTGGaaagacttctttttctttaaatagctAGTaacaatctttttttccctctagaaaattatttttagaaaataccaGAACAAATCTCTGACTGTTCGTGTAGTTTGGGTTTTAGTTTGTTTGATATGATTTGTGGCTGCTTTCAAGATTGTTGACTTGAAACAAAATTAACCATCGTttttgaattttgtttaaaGGAAGTTGACAGTAGAAGAGAGGGAGCGTctacagaaggaagaaaagctttctaaagtagatgaaaaaattattcatgCTGCTGAAGAACTTAACAGCTACAGGTAATTGCAGATTTTAGTTGTTAATCACTTGTTCCAAAGTGAAGAAAGTGCAAatagagaattttaaaaaaccacagtatatgcaaatgtattttcttccagtttcttTGTGGTATATGTGTGTTAGACACTGGTTTGTGTGTAATAATACAGACTAATACAGGGtggttttacttttaaaaaaagttaaaatgttaaaacattTGGGTGTTGAAGATTATGGCATCTGCTCTTCCATTAGAATCCTAATTGTACTGATACAGTAGCTTTAATGGTGTGGTAGAAGTGGGTCTCTAATCTAGTTCCTTTTACTGaacaaagctaaaaataaaaagttaagaGAATGTGAAATAAATGGTATGTTCAGTTTTCCTACTGAGCTAACATTTATGCTTTATAGTTATAgtattctatttctatttctcaaAGCTTTTCAGATAGTCCTGTTGCTTagaaattattaacaaaaatattgtcATGGGTGAATATTTGCTGTAGCTGTTTGCTAGCTGCTTTGCTCTGGTTTTTGTTACACTAGATGTGTACCTCTGggttttttctgatttcctcTAACTGTGCATAATTTTTCAATATGTAATGTGTATTTGCCATTTTACGTCATTTTTTATGGGGGTAGGGTTCAGTTAGTTAGGCCTAACTGAACAGTAGTGATCAATACTACTTCTTTGTGGACATTCTTCACTATCCATACAGGAAGACAGAATTCACTCTTCCTGATTTATCCAGAACATGGATTTTGTAGGCATCCTAATTTTAACtataatattaatattgcaAATTGAGTATAACCAAGCATTGTCTGTGTCTTTGGCCCACCTGCTGAGAAAGTGTAGAACCTAGAGAGGCTGTGCAcaggcagctggcagcaaagGTGGCATCAGACATGAGGTCTTGAAGTAACTTcagtgcaggtgctgcaggggcCTGTCCCTCAGACTGACTGTGACAGtgtggtgctccagccccatcagttcctgtgctgagctgggtgaGGCTGGCTGATAGGGCATGTGAGGAAGGGCAGCCTTTATGCTGGAAACATCACAAACCACTGAAAACTTGGGGGtgtgctggggtttgggttCTGTTCTCTTGTTTGCATCCCTGTTTGCCTAGAATGTAAGGTCTAGAATGTCCACTGTTAGTATAACTTTTTGTATCCCATGGGCCTAAGTGACAATACTGTcttttggatttaaaaaaaaaaaaaaattacaccttGTGGCTATTGTTGAGTTTATTGTGTTCAAAACTTTCCCTGGCCCCTTCATTGCAATATCATAAATTCTCATTTTGTTACAGAGAGCGAGCAAAGGACCTGGAAGAAGAGCTGGAGAGAACCATTCGTTCTTATGAGAATCAGGTATTTTGTGCTGTGTGACAACATCTATGCCAGTAGGAGGGATTTACTGCAACTGGAATACCACTTGCTGTTAGCTTGTGAGCTGCATTTGGCTTGGCTTTGTTGGGTGTCTAATTTTGCCTCCCCCTCCCTCTTCTTAATGTCATCTGGTTTTGACTGACACGATTTCATAGCAGAGATCACTGGATAACTTTATTGAAAAGTTGAATTTTCAGTTTAGGCACCTCATTAAAAATTACCTACACAcattaaatttataaaaaagagTATATAATCATAAGTTTTGGGGTTTAGGAGAATGATGAATGTCTCTTTCACAGATTACTTCACATGAGAAAAAAGCTCATGATAATTGGGTAAGTTCCAAAtactgaattttctgtgttttctgcatcttcatttttcattatttgtaaAGTTTGCTTTATCACCTTTTGGTTCAGACTAAAAACAGATCATCAAAATTATCTCCAACCTTTCACTTTGAAACATATTTCTTGCATAAATACACAAAAGCATGTTGAAAACACTTCTATTATATAAAATAGTTGGAAAAATTAAACTGGATACTTATGAACACAGTAGAATGATAATCTTATATCATTTGCTATAGCAATAAATCTGCTGGAAGAACATGACACCATATAACAAATGTGTGACATTTTGCTAATAATGAAAGCTTTTGGCCTTGTTTCAATGCCATTTGGATATTTTCTTTGGGTATACTTCACTTCTTTTATCAACAAGTAGAACACATTATGTCCTGTGAGAACAGTATGTTCCATTGACAGCTTCCTAACAATGTTTCTACAAAAtttgtttttgcctttttttttccaaacaggaaaatttaaaatatctccTGACTAATGCATTCTTCACTTTCACAGAATGTCTGAAATAAAATCCTGCTAAAAGCTATGGTGCTTTGTGGTCATAATTCCAGAGATTTTATctatctgattttaaaatacaacattCTTACATAGAATTTGAGACTTCAGATCTGTAGATGCTTCAAAGCAGGTATAAccaaagaatttaatttctgaagtttTAAGAACCtgcaggaaagccttatcaTTCCTCCAAAATTTGAGTTTTAGAGCTGCTAATATAATTTGCTGACATATGTGAGGCTCTGTACATGAGTCATATCTTGTGAAAATATATACACTTCGCATAGAATGTCTTGGACCTAGGACTTGTCATATTTGTGaagcatttaattaaaaaatagcagTATCTAAGCCTGGTTTTTGTCCTTTCCCAAAGCTGACAGCCCGAGCAGCTGAAAGACACCTCAAtgatataaaaaaagaaaatgcacataACAGACAAAAGTAAGTGCAGCTCTTCTCTACTCCTAAACAAATGCAGTTTGGCATGTGTTGGATTTAGGCAGATTGATGTTTTCTGTTAATAGTGTTTGAGTTCTGAAAGAAGGGGAGTCTCTTGAGTTTTCCTGTAATTATGACATGCAAGAAAGTAAGAACTGAGGAACTATGTGAAGTACTGAAATACCTGAGGAAAGAGCAGAATGTAGTACTAGAACACAAATcttggagggggggggggattgtttgtttgtttgtttgtttgtttgttttaagtgAGTAAAATGATTTCACAGCTTATCTTAGAAGTTAATGCTGAACTAACAGTTGGTGGTAATTGAGAGGAACTTTCAGGTGTGAGGTTAACTAATACTTGGAGGGCAATTAGAGTGATGTCATACTAGGAATGTGACATCTAAAATGCAACTTCAACTTCTGAATTACAGTTTAAACTCAGCAGCATAGAGAAATACTTCAGGCATAAGTTCAGAATACTGTGACAACCTTTGTCATatttatttaggaaataaaataccttGCTTCATTAACCAGTTAGGTAGAAAGCCTGGCAGTAAACAGTGTAGTCTGGTAAAGCTTTTGTGTTTATTAGTTACTTACTACTTATTTGTTGTCTCTTTGCAGATTAACTGAAGCAGAATTTAAACTTGAACTTTTAGAAAAAGACCCTTATGCTCTTGATATTCCAATGAGACCATTTGGCAGAGGTACAGTATTGAATTGTAAAATAGAGCCTAATTCTTTTGGTTTATGGTTTTGTTTCCCAAGACCACACATATTTAATTGTTTGAAAACTATCTTAGCCATGTGTATGTACAATAccagtcatttaaaaaaataattgggtCATAAGTGACTCTAGGTCACATCAAGTATTTTGTTGAAACTAAGAGCATTTATAGTATTGATGAGAGTAGACTGGGAATATGTTACACATGGTAATGAGAGCacagttttcattttagttACACAGTTTAGTTTTTAACTTCACATGAGAAGTTATTTATACAGCTGTTAAACTAAGTATTGTGAACTTGAGTATTTTGTTTTAACTGTTCCAGAGCATTCCCCATATGGACCCTCACCAATGGGCCGGCCTTCATCTGAAACAagagcttttctttcccctccaaCTTTATTGGAGGGTCCTTTAAGGCTTTCACCTATGCTTccaggtggaggaggaggaagaggtaCAATTCTTAAACTTGAAAATGTATCTATTCTggatttctctctcctctcctatAAACCTGTTACACCTTTTCCTCTTGTTAGTGACAAAAAGTATTAAAGCATCCAATTCAACATCAACAGTTAATTGAACAAACTCTTCCTGCTTTACAGCTTGCTTCTAAAGCTTTTTAATGTGTAACAATGCAATTGGAAATTTAGTTTTTATTGGTAGGTTGGTCAGTGGATTCATTTTAGAAGCATAAattaagaaaagtaaaaagccAGACTTATcccttgtcttttctttcttggacAGATGGGgttctgctgaaataaatgtGATTGTAAAGTAAAAGggagtaaattatttttctgaagaaagaatACCACCCCTTCCATCTCATTGGTCTGCAGTCTGTGAGAGAATGTTGTCAAAACATGAGGCACTTTTATTGGCGGTTGTGGTATTAGAAAGTTACTGGTTCAGTAAtttgtttcccttccctttgtTCTAAATATGAAGTAGCCATCATACATAGAGAGTGTTTCTTCCCTACTGATAGAAGGGACCAGGAAGTTTGTGTGTCAGGAGTACAATTCAGAAATTCCAGAATAGGTGAAAGTAAGCTGGGGTAGCATAGGTTGTAAGGGAAGAAAATTACCCTCCGTTCATATTTCTTATGCTGATGGAAGCAGTGTAGGTAAATGCTAGAGTGAAGTTCAGCATCTGTTGCAGGTAATAAAGAAGCtactgtttaatttatttttaccattGCACCCAGTGAAGCCTCTACTTAATTAGTGGGAAATATGTCTAAATTTCTATTCCATAAGGATTTCAGTACGTGCCATTATAGTACTTATCTCAGAGTGAACAAGACACACAATGGCTTCAAGTTTTAGGTTGAATTATAGCATGGAGAACTAGGGAATGATAGCagaattcagtatttttgtaatttttcagaCCCAGTCTGTTTTAGAGAAAGCTTGCCATTTAAAATCACTCATTTTTACGGTTCTTAGTGTGCACTTGATTATGTGTTGACCTGGCcttagaggattttttttttattatttggttcggatttttttggtttgttttttttccttcttcttgaaTAAAGAATTAGACCCAGAAGAGTGTTGAATGCAGATGGGTGTTTTATGATACCGTATTAACTCTCAGCCTGCTAATTGCTAGTTTGATTAGCAGCAGGTTTTTATCACTGAGAAGATTATTTATCATGAGGGTGCTGGTGTCTGGTTCACATTAACTGGAACTTGTACAATGAttagttttttaaaagcattgcaggtcctctgtgctgtgctgttaCTGAGCTAAGACTTTTCACTGCACACCTTTGAACCCTTCTCGTGGTCGGTAGCAAACAGCCGGAGTGTCCCGTGGAGCCAGCACCTcctgtgtcctggcagtgctggcattCCATGATCTGTTCCACTGTTTCCAGACTGAATGAGGAaagccatggcaggggatttAAAACACAAGGGTGAATAACTACTCCATTTCTTCAATTAGGATCCAGAGGACCAACTGCCATGTACGAAGCTGGAAGTGAAAGAGGAGAGCTGAATTCTGATAGATTAACTGATCCCCACAGACCACCATCAGATACTGGATCCCTCTCTCCGCCTTGGGAAAGAGAACGCAGGATAATTCTGCCTCCACCAGGTAAAAACTCTGCTTAGCTACTGTATCCATGGAGCAGAGCATTTACTGACTTGCAGTCTATATATTTAACTATTTgggtttaaaaatattaagtgtTTTCTTGGACCTGCACGTGCAACTGAACTGGCTTTTTTTAATAGtagttttttcctcttcttgaaCAGTGTGATTCACTTGCACTTCTCTGCTatgttttaaatacatattgGTATTATCAAGGGCCAATCAACTGTTTGGTTTCATCATTTTACTGGGAGTTTGTTCAGTGCATTAAAAGACCTGTCTGGGCTGGATAATTACTAAGAGATTTAAGaagtaaaatttatttaagtctaatttatttaaataaaaaatagacaatgtaaaaaaaaaatttttttttaaaaaacccatttaTATTAATAGTACAGGAGTACCATGGTACATTCATCCTGTCTGGCATGTGTTTTCCTGTTGATATTGTCTCTTCAATGAttaacagcagcaaaatcagTCTTCACTCTCACTTCTTCAGATAAATATCTGTATTGCACTTAACCactcagggaaagcagagatggGTTAATTCTGCTGATATTTCTCAAGGAAAAACTTGGGGGTATGGACAACCTTCCTGGATACCTgtaataaagaagaaaaaatgttacaagtttagaaaaaaaaatttaggtAACCTCAGTTATTACTGCAGCAAGCAATACACATCTGTGTGAAAGCCTGGTAGAACTCAGGGTCCTCTCAGGCTGCAGTTTCTCATCTGGCAGGTGTGGTCTGTTGACAGGATCCTGTAGAGAGGTAGTTTGGTTTCCTTGGCCTTTCCTTCTTGTTCTCAGCCCACCTTTGCCCCTGGATCTCACTGATGCAGTTTGTCTTGTAGCTGCATGACAGATTGCTAGATCTGATGCTGGCAAGCTGGTGGAAACATATTACAGCACTATGAAACATAATGGAAAACAGTATTCTTACCTAAGAATGGCTTAAAACATACAGTTACTTATTTTGTCTTCCATCTTTGCTAGGTTGAACCTTTGTTTCAAGGCCCCATGGTTTATAACTTACAGCAGAATTTTGAAAGTTATGATTGCCCAAGTTAAACCAAAAATCAAtgaactttttcttttgcagctcttTAGAAACATAAGCAATTGGATATACTTAGTGGGATTCCTCTGTATTATTTAAGATTTGTTTGCTCACCCTGATTAATAGACACTTTGTATATTTACAAGAGCTTAAGATACCCAGAGAACCTTTCTGGTCTAAAATTGTGTGGAATGGAAGGAATAAATCTTCACAGACCTGGTTTTTGTGATTTCTTCAATGTTAGGTGACCCTTACACTGATCCAGCTCTTCCTGCTCGAAGACAAGAAAGATTTTTCCCTAATCCTCCAAATACTGGAAGACTTTCTGGACCAGCAGAACTACGAGCTTACAATGTTCAGTCTTTTGATAAAACAGGTGGGAGTTGCTTCCATGACACTCTAGAATGGAAAATCCCAGTGTAAGCTGACTGTGCATGCTAAGCTGTGGCAAGAAGTCAGGTTTTTAGCTACCACAGACGTGAAGTTCCATTGTGTAAGAAACATTTGAACACCTGCTGGCCTTGATGCAGCCATTCCCTTTTGGAGCAATagccctccctgctgtcagGTGGGCAGGATTCTGTCAATGGCACTCATCAGGTATTTTTGTGGTCTACCCTCACTGTTCTGTGTGTTAACCACTCATAATTGGTTGAGAGTCTGTTTTGGTCCCTCCCATGAGGCTCATCACAGCATTAAAACATCACAAACCCATACTTGCATTTCTGTACCACATCTGGTAAAGTTAGAAAGGCTTAGACTCACAGAGAGTGAAACAGAAACAGCCAAATGTTCAGGTGTCCACTGGCTTGGTGCACAGAGGCAGAAGGTCTGAGGCCTCTTCCTTCAAAGTGTTCACCATAGTGGCAGCTTCTTGTAGGTCACAGTGAATTGCCCCCAGTTTAATCACACCTTTCACTGGCCCACTAGTTTTGAATTTGCCAATTATGTACATTTTAGTTTGTGACGCTTGGCAGCTGCCAGAAGCTCATAGGTAAAGTTTGGTCACAGAGCTTCATACTTActaagcatttttcttctttatgtaATGCCCTAGTAAGTCACAGTTGTCTGATTCATCAGTGAAGTGAAGCCATTAAATTCCCAGCAGAAACTTCACCACTCAGGACTCAGTTCCTGACAGGATCCAGTAGGAAGTTTCTATCTCCCTTGCACCATTTCTGGCCAGAGGAGAGAGAACCTTTGCTACTCGGTGTCACAGTATGTGAGAACTGGAATGCTGAATGTAGTTTCAAGTTGAAGGTTCAAGGTTTCAAAGTGAGTTTTCTTTACTGGAAGACAGTTCTGTTCCTGTGCAGCTACTGACCTTCCCCCTTTCCCAACCTTCTGGCAGTTGCACTTCTGCTTTCTCACTTCTGCCTTCTGATACTTCGTGTTCCACTGAGCTCGTTCTTCTAGCACCTGGCTGCTGACTGAAGGACAGCAGAGGTGCACTGTCTTTGTACTTATTAATGCATCCTTTTTTTACCCCTTTCTTCAGTCACTGCCAAgcaacaattaattttttttaaacgTCGTAGTCAGTTCCTGGGCAATTCAGAGCTTCTTGAATGGAAACAGGGTTTTGGATAACTTTGTTGCAAGCATTTAACAGGTTATTACGAATGTGTGAATGTTGCTTTTTAGAGACACATAATTTCACTAGAGTTGGCTGAGTAtttgtaaaaaaccccaaaaccccaaaaaagcccttcaattaaaaaaccaaccaccAAAAAATAGCCCATCCAGCATATCTGACTTCAGAACAGCAGAGTGTCTCACAGTACTGAAATCAAGGCTCCTACTCATTAGAGTTAACAGGTTACATTTCTTAAGAAGATAatcaaaatgttatttaaagtgaaaaaaagaatatgGATTTTCCTAAGATGGTGTGGTAAACTATGAAAACTTTTCACTTGAGGAGGTACCTGGAGCAGGAAACTTCTTGTCAGAAAGAAGAGTTAAAGGCTGACAGAGTTTGTGAGGAACTTCTAAGGATCTAAAATGTAAAGTGTTATGCAACATAAATATCAAGGCATGAGTATTCTCTTTGTCTGTGTGACATAGGAGTTGAAGTGTTTTAGATTAAGCAACAATATCATCAACAAGGCTGGGCCTGCTTGAAATGACAAGTAATTTAGAGTTTTTGAAAAGACCTGTCTGTCCATtgagaaaaaaagctttgtttcctttcaagGAGTAGAAATACAACATGGACATAAAAACTCTGTCACTAGTTAAAaggcttgttttggtttgttctttttcagtATAATCATCTCTATTCAAGCTGAAGCATAAGAAagcaatatttttcaaatcccAGAtttggggggttgtttgtttgtttaaagaaaGTGTATTTAGTGTATATATTTAGTGTATTTCTATCCAGTCAGATTCTGCTCTCTGACAATTCCCTTTAATAGTTTTCTCTAGTTGTTATTGAAAATAGTTGTTCCTAGCAAagtttaaaagtaaaaagaCTGAAGTTTCTATTTATCTCTTTACTTATAAAGTAAATAAGGCTaatgagaggaggaggaggatgatcATGATGATGgttattattataatttcttCTGACTACTCATCCAAAACTGATGTAGTTCTGGAAGTTTCCTTGATATTTGTGAGCCAAGGAGGAAATTGTTTTTAGTCATACTTGAATAGGATTGGTGTGAAGCTGTGTGCCAAAAGCATACCATagcccagccattcccagcatGGGGCTTACTGAAGAAATAAACTATTaatgggagggagggggaaaatggAACTGCTGCttgctgttggttttgttgCCAGTCTATcctgatttcagaaaaaaatactgaaatcagTGGAGAGAAAGAGATCAGCACTGAATAACTTTAAACTTTTGCATACAGATGGACAGACATCTTCAGAACATAGTCCACGAACAGAACCAAGTGGAGAGGGGATGAAGGATCATTCTAACCTTAGTGTAAGTAGCTATAGAGAGGCTTGATTTAAAGAAGCtttaattttctgcaaaaaacATAGAAACATTTGTCTGTAGTCCATTGGTCACATTATATTGCACTCTTCCGTgcaaattataaaattatatgtaTACTTTACCACAACAATTATTGTCTTGTGAATTACTTTGATGTATTACTAATATAATCCCTGTTGAAAAGTAATTCTATCCCAAAAGACGAAACTATGCTCAAGCAGATGGTCAGTACATGTAGATAGCCTTGCTCAGGATCTTGCTGCAGCTAAGGCAGAGTTGGAACTAGCTCTTAGCTAGTGTCACAGCCACATGAAAGTGGGCCTGATGGCACTGGAGatgttcccttttccctcccctaaCTTCTCTGGTTTCCTTGTGTTGCAGAACTCGCTCCCTGATCAGTCGCTGGCACCTGAAAGTGAAGCTGTGGGTTCAGGGTTTGCACCCCCACCTTTCCCTCCAGTCAGACCCCCACTGATGCCTGTGGATCCCAGAGCACCACCAGTACCTTTCATGAGACGAGgccctccttttcctccccctcctcctgctggcatcTACGGGCCACGGGAATGCTTTCCAGGGCCACGGGAATGCTTTCCAGCACGAGACTTCGGGCCTCCACGCCCCCCGCTGCCAAGTACGTGCCTTTAGCCAGCCTTTGCTTCAAGCTGATGAGCATGTGTGCTTTGTGCAGGTAGTGAGGTACCATAGGGGGTAGATGTGTTCATATTTGCACAACTGCTTCTCAGTTCAGCTAACAGGGAGCACCTTTTCTGATTAAGGTTCGTTGTGTTGTACACTTCCTTTTTCACAACAGCTCATCTTGATCTTGTAACAAATACTAACTTTGGCTGGAAAATATGGAACACGTACTGTTCAGCATCTAAAGGATTCTTTTTGGGGGGTAGGAAGGCAAGTTGGTAGGTTACCTTAATCATTTTCTTCCTATGAAATTGCATCTTCCATAAATCTTAAAAAGTTTCATCCTCTGGCTCTGAAGTGTGCTGGTGCCCTGCAAAGGGACAGTCCCAAAACAACTGTTTTCCCTTGGAGTTTGCATGACTGGAGCAAGGTGTAAGTATCAGACTGCAGGACTTCTTTCAGACTCTTGCTGTTCTCTGAGTACATGTGAAGAACTAAGCAATTTATCTGTGAAAATATCTGTAAGGTATGGCATGTAAGGGTTGCTGTGGCAGACtgaaggggcagcagcagcccaggagctggcagtggcTAGCTGCTGCTTTGAGACTGTTGTGGGTAACTACTGAGAAAAGTGATGGTTttgccctcctcctgcctggcatcTCTGTCTCTTTGACTGTGACTTCTAGTTAGATGTGCCTAGCTGAACAATAAGCTAGCAAGAGGAGCAGGTGTACATGTTTACTGTCATGATTGATATTAACTGCATTACTCTGATTCTCTCACAGTAAGAAATCCATTTCCAATGAGACCTTATCCTCACTATCCACCTCAACGACCTGGATTTTTgcctccaccacctcctcctgAAAATAGAGTTGAACCATCTCAGTCAAATCCATCAGCTGTAGAACCAGAACCACAGCAGGAGACTTGACAGTCATTTGGGGAATGTCCTGAACCAGTTTTGTGCTCTCCTACTGGCATTTTTCCTTATGTTAAGTAACCATTGTTACTTAGGTCTATACAAACTACTTCGCTCAAATTGAAGCTTAATAGGAAAAATTCTCAGGATAGTATTTTgtaaataaagaattaaatacCTATGAATATTGTGAATAAGTGATTTCCACTGTACAATAGTCATTTAAAATTACACATTTCTAACTTGAGTAGTCTCTTCAGAGGTGTATAAAATTAAATCATGTGAACCTTATTGTAAAAGGccagctgctttgtgctggttGAGCTGTACAGGGAGTCTCTCTGCATGCCAAAAGTGATGCTTGCTGCTTTATGAATAGGATGtgaaaacaaatggaaacaGTTAATAAAAATCTACAGAACATGAAAGCAATGTCACTGGTAACATGGTATAATAGATAGGTAAAGATGAATAACCATGATTCTCCACTCGAGTCCCCTCTGTTAGTGGCCTCCTGGGTGATCTTTCAGCTCTCAAGCTCTACACTGTGGCAGTTCTCCTGCCATGACACTGAGggggaagaggcagcagaaaagCTGAGCAACTCTCCCATTACTCTTCAAAAGCTGGAGTGGAGTAGTGTTTATTGAAGATGTGTACAGGGGGTTTTTATGACCTCGGAGCAAGGAGTCAGAGCTAGGatgtgctccagcacagcccagcccttgcTTTTGAAGACATATGTCTGCAGCAAACCAGTAGGAGGGGTGTGTTTTTACTGTCTCACCATGAGGTTGGTTTTAAGCTTCAGATTTTAGCACCAGTATTAGGAAAATGCTGGGCAGGgcaaaagcagaattaaaaagTACAAGAAGGAAGTGGCAAACTGCAGCATTAATAAGTCTTTGTCTTTGAAAGGAGTTGGCGTGGTACCTGGTTCACCTCCTCAGGTTCCTGTGTGGTGCTTCCCTGGCAGGAGTGGCTGTCCCAGCAGGCACAGTGCAGGGCGGGGCTGCCCCGTGCAGAGTCAAGCTCAGCTTTCACTGGTGGCTGTACAATCTAAAGATTTCTGCTAGGAGCTGGTGGCTGTTCTGACAGTTTGGCTTCAACTTGAAAATAATGTAAGGACTCAGTTCAGTCATTTGGTAAGGGACTCCTCTAAGACAAAGAAGCAAACTGGTTTTAGCAAGCCCCAACTCAGCAGCAGTTCAACCACCAGCCTCCATTCtctgcatgcacacacacattaCACACAGTTCAGGCTTTAATGTAAATGCAGCCACCACACCCCATAATTAGAAGttaccaaaaaaacctccagcCCACTTTTTTTGTAATTGCTTAGGTAGAGTCTGCCAGAAGAGCATTTTCTCTTGTAGCTCAGTCTTCCTGCTCCTACCATTGTTTCCACGTTGGCTTGTTTCAGCTGTAGAACTCTTCCATGGCTCACTCCTTTCTTTATCCCTTCTGCTTCTAGCACTCAAAGCATTTAGGTTAAGTATTTGTACTCCAGTGATTCAATGACAGATTCTGACAACAGACATTTTAAAGCATCATCCATGTTAAATTAACCATGTAGTTTAACGTGGCTGTTGCATCAGCTTTAGCCAATTATTTGATGGCTATGAGTTTGCCTGAGAGACTTCA includes the following:
- the MIA2 gene encoding melanoma inhibitory activity protein 2 isoform X3 → MAAGGRGGPGAGSGTAGLWPGLRDSARRYCGLAWEGLRWAVASLPEDMRPGPDLYGFPWEIVICAGIVGALTILLFLYRSYQSVRSRLYVGREKQLANKVAELVEEKCKILEKLSLCKKEFEDLQLSLKDGNTTKESTDTSFFEELHEKLNKSNLKLNEEVENLEKELEEEKSKQSENDTLVAEIQEKVESLENEEKSIQSQIDEAKSTLKVYQINTERLKTSVQDAVDENSHLQESEKQLLQEAEGWGERLSELNEQTKMFESSKTDVEEVLKNKESQIKSLTQYILNMKDWSSAIQEDGDTEDNHWDTDIKGETENGEHLDDEQKRTVKKLIYAAKLNACLKTMEAERDQMYSKLSDENKAKEELMERIETLQSQQASLQSENESFESEVQKLQQKLKVMTELYQENEIKLHRKLTVEERERLQKEEKLSKVDEKIIHAAEELNSYRERAKDLEEELERTIRSYENQITSHEKKAHDNWLTARAAERHLNDIKKENAHNRQKLTEAEFKLELLEKDPYALDIPMRPFGREHSPYGPSPMGRPSSETRAFLSPPTLLEGPLRLSPMLPGGGGGRGSRGPTAMYEAGSERGELNSDRLTDPHRPPSDTGSLSPPWERERRIILPPPGDPYTDPALPARRQERFFPNPPNTGRLSGPAELRAYNVQSFDKTDGQTSSEHSPRTEPSGEGMKDHSNLSNSLPDQSLAPESEAVGSGFAPPPFPPVRPPLMPVDPRAPPVPFMRRGPPFPPPPPAGIYGPRECFPGPRECFPARDFGPPRPPLPIRNPFPMRPYPHYPPQRPGFLPPPPPPENRVEPSQSNPSAVEPEPQQET